Proteins from a single region of Rhipicephalus sanguineus isolate Rsan-2018 chromosome 5, BIME_Rsan_1.4, whole genome shotgun sequence:
- the LOC119394800 gene encoding loricrin-like yields the protein MPRKGSARYLYVILVQLASVVVLAAVCAVHCGGGGWSGGGGGGGWSGGGGGGGWKGGGGGGGWKGGGGGGGGPAAGGGGGGAAQTYKTGSTYLVKSLHPVSTGGGGGGGKGGGGGGGGHHGGGGGGHGGGGGGWSGGGGGGGGWPGGGGGGGGWDR from the exons ATGCCCCGCAAAGGCTCTGCAAGGTATTTGTATGTGATACTGGTGCAGCTGGCGAGTGTCGTTGTGCTGGCGGCCGTGTGTGCCGTCCACTGCGGCGGCGGAGGTTGGtctggcggcggtggtggaggCGGTTGGTCCGGCGGTGGAGGAGGCGGTGGCTGGAAAGGAGGAGGCGGAGGAGGAGGCTGGAaaggaggcggcggcggaggaggAG GCCCAGccgccggcggtggcggcggtggtgccgcCCAGACCTACAAGACAGGATCCACGTATCTGGTGAAGTCCTTGCACCCGGTGAGCACCGGTGGTGGAGGCGGCGGAGGCAAaggtggaggcggcggcggaggcggccACCACGGTGGAGGCGGTGGTGGACACGGCGGTGGAGGCGGAGGCTGGTCCGGTGGGGGCGGAGGGGGCGGCGGATGGCCCGGAGGCGGTGGAGGAGGCGGTGGCTGGGACCGCTAA